One stretch of Candidatus Binataceae bacterium DNA includes these proteins:
- the hpnC gene encoding squalene synthase HpnC, whose protein sequence is MQRPALSAALRDAGGAIESTAMAPAAPPEVSAANLAEAYGYCTRLARSHYENFTIASWLMPRAMRPHMHSIYAYARIADDFADELADKAQSLGKLDEWERELDLAYAGAPRHPVMIALADTARRFAIPREPFADLLRAFRSDVNFSGFETIDDLLEYACYSANPVGRIVLYLFGYRDAERQELSDLVCSGLQLANFWQDVAIDLTKGRIYFPRCDLERFNVTPADLRAGLMSPAFVALMQHEIEFARDRLMRGAQLSRLVDRRLRRDILMFAGGGLAILRAIERAGYDVFTRRPKLTKIDYLRLGCNALSGRLAG, encoded by the coding sequence GTGCAGCGTCCGGCGTTGAGCGCGGCGTTGCGCGACGCGGGTGGCGCCATCGAATCCACTGCGATGGCGCCTGCGGCACCTCCCGAAGTGAGCGCCGCGAATCTCGCGGAGGCCTATGGCTACTGCACCCGGCTCGCGCGCTCGCACTACGAGAACTTCACAATAGCGTCGTGGCTGATGCCGCGTGCGATGCGCCCGCATATGCACTCGATCTATGCCTACGCGCGCATCGCAGACGACTTTGCCGACGAGTTGGCCGACAAAGCGCAGAGTCTGGGTAAGCTGGACGAATGGGAGCGCGAACTCGACCTCGCCTATGCGGGCGCGCCGCGCCATCCGGTGATGATCGCGCTGGCCGACACGGCGCGGCGCTTCGCGATCCCGCGCGAACCGTTCGCCGACCTGCTGCGGGCGTTTCGCAGCGATGTGAATTTTTCCGGCTTCGAAACGATCGATGATCTGCTCGAATACGCGTGCTATTCTGCGAATCCGGTCGGACGAATCGTGCTCTACCTGTTCGGCTATCGCGACGCCGAGCGTCAGGAATTATCGGATCTGGTCTGCAGCGGGTTGCAACTGGCGAACTTCTGGCAGGACGTCGCGATCGATCTGACGAAGGGCCGCATCTACTTTCCGCGGTGCGATCTTGAACGCTTCAACGTCACGCCCGCAGACCTTCGTGCAGGCCTGATGTCGCCGGCGTTCGTCGCGCTGATGCAGCATGAGATCGAATTCGCCCGCGACCGGCTGATGCGCGGCGCGCAGTTGTCTCGGCTGGTTGATCGACGGCTGCGGCGCGACATCCTGATGTTCGCGGGCGGCGGACTCGCGATCCTGCGCGCGATCGAGCGCGCCGGCTACGACGTCTTCACGCGGCGGCCCAAGCTCACAAAAATCGATTATCTGCGGCTGGGTTGCAACGCGCTCAGCGGACGGCTGGCCGGCTGA
- the hpnD gene encoding presqualene diphosphate synthase HpnD: protein MAEAAQERALEADYARCAEVTRRSSSNFYYAFMLLPAERRRALYAVYAFCRFVDDIADDDAVATPALLLERWRKELDRVYAGAVERPVSRALAANVHRFKIPQLYFKEVIDGVEMDLTRKRYATFEELRLYCRRVASAVGLICIEIFGYRNPATRVYAERLGLAFQLTNIIRDVHEDAARERIYLPQEDLQRFGVREEEILKSAYTPAFNRLMAFEAERARAFYREAGAALAAEDRPAMIAAEGMRLIYSALLERIVKSGYRVFDRRLSVSTPRKLYLVGRAWAGTRFPRAS from the coding sequence GTGGCTGAAGCCGCTCAGGAACGGGCTCTGGAAGCCGACTATGCGCGCTGTGCGGAAGTCACGCGCCGGTCCTCGTCAAACTTTTATTACGCCTTCATGCTGCTGCCCGCGGAGCGCCGCCGCGCCCTCTATGCGGTATATGCGTTCTGCCGCTTCGTCGATGACATCGCCGACGACGACGCCGTCGCGACGCCGGCATTGCTGCTCGAACGCTGGCGCAAGGAGCTCGATCGGGTTTATGCGGGCGCCGTCGAGCGGCCGGTCTCGCGCGCGCTGGCCGCGAATGTTCATCGCTTCAAGATCCCGCAGCTTTATTTCAAGGAAGTAATCGACGGCGTCGAGATGGACCTCACGCGCAAGCGCTACGCGACCTTCGAGGAATTGCGCCTCTACTGCCGTCGCGTCGCGTCGGCCGTCGGACTTATCTGTATCGAGATTTTCGGCTATCGGAATCCGGCCACGCGTGTCTACGCCGAACGGCTGGGACTCGCCTTCCAATTGACCAATATCATTCGCGACGTGCATGAAGACGCCGCGCGCGAGCGTATCTACCTGCCGCAGGAAGACCTCCAACGTTTCGGCGTGCGCGAAGAGGAAATCCTGAAGTCGGCATACACCCCCGCCTTTAACCGCTTGATGGCGTTCGAGGCCGAGCGCGCCCGCGCCTTCTATCGCGAGGCGGGCGCGGCGCTGGCCGCCGAGGATCGTCCCGCGATGATCGCCGCGGAGGGGATGCGCCTGATCTACTCGGCGCTGCTCGAACGGATCGTGAAGTCCGGCTATCGCGTCTTCGACCGCCGCCTCAGCGTCTCGACGCCGCGCAAACTTTACCTGGTCGGCCGCGCCTGGGCGGGCACGCGCTTCCCGCGGGCGAGCTGA
- the hpnE gene encoding hydroxysqualene dehydroxylase HpnE, which yields MAVEPKDVAIIGGGFAGLSAGVALAERGFRVALLESKPALGGRAYSFTDPDSGDFVDNGQHVLMGCYHETLALLGKIGTRDRLVAQRDLEIEMLAGPGDRAILRTARLPGPFHMTGAILRYRHLSLRERIKVMTAGLHLMYLRRFARDRLRRMTVAEFMNLTKQGERARRSFWYPLAIATLNDEPALASAALLAEVLKRAFFARRLDSSFLYSTVGLSELYCDAARDFIERRDGVVVCRAIVERFALDAEGTIATLHLRDGSTLGAANFIAAVTPDRLLKLLPEGAAKDPAFSGIPVLKSSPIICVHLWLDRAVTHSAFVGFIGTETQWLFNKRRLFDRRNDNHPGYLSFVISGARNLLESSNDAVLELVMRDLRAMIPAAREAQVLKALVLREKQATISPDPISDANRPAVKTSIPNLFLAGDWIQTGLPATIESAVMAGNAAARAVIARVGANTAAAA from the coding sequence TTGGCGGTCGAACCCAAAGACGTCGCGATTATCGGCGGCGGCTTCGCCGGCTTGAGCGCCGGCGTGGCGCTGGCGGAGCGCGGGTTTCGTGTGGCGCTGCTCGAGAGCAAGCCCGCGCTGGGCGGCCGCGCCTACTCGTTTACCGATCCCGACAGCGGTGATTTTGTCGATAATGGGCAGCACGTCCTGATGGGCTGCTATCATGAGACGCTGGCGTTGCTCGGCAAAATCGGCACGCGCGATCGACTGGTCGCGCAGCGCGATCTCGAAATCGAGATGCTCGCGGGCCCGGGTGATCGCGCGATACTCCGCACCGCGCGGCTGCCGGGGCCGTTTCACATGACCGGCGCGATCCTGCGCTATCGTCACCTCAGCCTGCGCGAACGCATAAAGGTCATGACGGCCGGCCTCCATCTGATGTATTTGCGGCGCTTTGCGCGCGATCGCCTGCGGCGCATGACGGTGGCCGAGTTCATGAATCTCACCAAACAGGGGGAGCGCGCGCGACGCAGTTTCTGGTATCCGCTCGCGATCGCGACGCTCAACGACGAGCCGGCGCTGGCGTCGGCGGCCCTGCTGGCTGAGGTCCTCAAGCGCGCCTTCTTCGCACGGCGGCTCGATTCATCCTTTCTCTACTCGACCGTCGGACTCAGCGAGCTTTACTGTGACGCCGCCCGCGACTTTATCGAACGGCGCGACGGCGTGGTGGTCTGCCGCGCGATCGTCGAGCGCTTCGCACTCGACGCTGAAGGCACGATCGCAACGCTGCACCTGCGCGACGGCAGCACCCTCGGCGCCGCCAACTTTATTGCCGCCGTCACCCCGGATCGGCTCCTGAAGCTGCTGCCCGAAGGCGCGGCGAAGGATCCCGCGTTCAGCGGCATTCCGGTGCTCAAGAGCTCGCCGATTATTTGCGTCCACCTCTGGCTCGATCGCGCCGTCACGCACTCCGCATTCGTCGGCTTTATCGGCACCGAGACGCAATGGCTGTTCAACAAGCGCCGGCTCTTCGACCGCCGCAACGACAATCATCCGGGCTATCTGAGCTTTGTCATCAGCGGGGCGCGGAATCTGCTCGAAAGCTCGAATGACGCGGTCCTCGAACTCGTGATGCGTGATCTGCGCGCGATGATTCCCGCGGCTCGTGAAGCGCAGGTCCTCAAGGCGCTGGTGCTCCGCGAGAAGCAGGCGACGATCTCCCCCGATCCGATCTCGGATGCCAACCGGCCGGCGGTGAAGACCTCGATCCCGAATCTTTTTCTGGCCGGTGACTGGATTCAGACCGGGCTGCCCGCCACGATCGAGAGCGCTGTGATGGCCGGCAACGCGGCGGCGCGAGCGGTGATTGCCCGGGTCGGCGCGAATACCGCCGCGGCTGCGTGA
- the hpnA gene encoding hopanoid-associated sugar epimerase has product MTARIALVTGANGFVGCHVARALAADGVQVRAFIRRESDRCGLEGVEYEPVYGDLRDAGSLAAAARGCDEIYHVAADYRLWVVDEAPMYAANVDGTRNVIAAARAAGVRRLVHTSTVGALGLGADGIGREDTPVGLENMVGPYKRSKFLAELEALRAAREGVPIVIVNPSTPIGPFDYKPTPTGRIIVDFLNRRMPAYMETGLNLACVEDVARGHLLAAERGRIGEKYILGGENVTLAEMLKRLARLSGLRAPRLKIPYAVAWSFALAAEAVARTVTHRAPRASLTEVRMAHKIMFFDSTKARAELGYTTTPLDDGLARAISFFRRTGMAQAAAAE; this is encoded by the coding sequence ATGACTGCGCGGATTGCACTGGTCACCGGCGCGAACGGCTTCGTGGGATGCCACGTCGCGCGCGCCCTGGCCGCTGACGGTGTCCAGGTGCGCGCCTTCATCCGGCGCGAGTCGGATCGGTGCGGGCTCGAAGGCGTCGAGTACGAGCCGGTCTATGGCGATCTGCGCGACGCCGGATCGCTCGCCGCGGCGGCGCGCGGATGCGACGAGATTTATCACGTCGCGGCCGACTATCGGCTGTGGGTGGTCGATGAGGCGCCGATGTACGCCGCCAATGTTGACGGCACCCGCAACGTGATCGCTGCCGCGCGCGCGGCCGGCGTGCGACGCCTGGTGCATACCAGCACCGTCGGCGCGCTCGGGCTGGGCGCCGATGGCATCGGTCGCGAAGATACGCCGGTCGGACTCGAAAACATGGTTGGCCCCTATAAGCGCTCGAAGTTTCTCGCCGAACTGGAAGCGCTGCGGGCGGCGCGCGAGGGCGTGCCGATCGTCATCGTGAATCCCTCGACGCCCATTGGTCCGTTCGATTACAAGCCGACGCCAACGGGCCGCATCATTGTGGATTTTCTCAATCGCCGTATGCCGGCCTATATGGAGACCGGCTTGAATCTCGCTTGCGTCGAGGACGTCGCGCGCGGCCATCTCCTGGCCGCCGAGCGCGGCCGGATCGGCGAAAAATATATTCTGGGCGGTGAGAACGTCACCCTGGCCGAGATGCTGAAGCGGCTGGCGCGACTTTCGGGACTGCGCGCGCCGCGCCTGAAAATTCCCTATGCCGTCGCCTGGAGCTTCGCGCTCGCGGCCGAGGCGGTCGCGCGAACGGTGACCCATCGCGCACCGCGCGCCAGCCTGACGGAAGTCCGCATGGCGCACAAAATAATGTTCTTCGATTCGACCAAGGCGCGCGCGGAACTCGGCTACACGACCACCCCGCTCGACGACGGCCTCGCGCGGGCGATCAGTTTTTTCCGGCGCACTGGGATGGCGCAGGCAGCCGCGGCGGAATGA